The genomic interval CATGCCCACCTGGCCACCTCCTTCAATTCTTTCATGTTTTGGGGGCTCTCCCTGCTGCTGGTGAGTTGCTTAGATTACACAGTTTGGACCCTCACTGATGctgatgtagagagagaaagcgaggGATGCAAAATTCTCTTCGTCGCATAGTTCTGCGTAGAGAGTAACAATCATGTCAAATAATACCATCATCTAACATAAAACAGATTAACATTGTGCGTGAAGTGTTTGTTTCACACACGCTACCATAATGACTATAATAATACGCTATCGTGCGATTGATTTGTTAGCAATGCATCAGGAAATAACACGGTTAGAGAAAAAGAACATATAAAAAGAGAAATGTTAAGCCTGCGTAATGTCTTATAGCGCCCGTGTACGATAATCCTAGATCAGTTCGGAAGTGTCGCACGCCTTACGTAATTTTTGTTCCTATATTTGGGCAGACAATTCTAGATGGCTGCAGAATGACAAAACAACTGTTCCTTGAGTCTGTCCATGATTTGTAGCAGGAAAAGGAAACAATGCATCCAACTCTTGGATTCTTTCATTCATTCTCTCCATACACAGTTTTGAGTCATAAATACCCAAAGAAAGAGAATGTGGGGGGGAAACTTGCAGAGCTGTCATGTAGTTGGCATTGAATGTTATAGCTACTATATATGTTGCTCCGACAATCGACGGTTCGCACTCGATTGAGAGCaagaagctagagagagagagagagagagagagagaggatggggAGAAAAGCATGTTGCCCTAAGGAAGGGCTCAACAGAGGAGCATGGACAAGCCATGAAGATAAGCTGCTCTCAGAATACATCATGGCTCATGGATTAGGGAGATGGAGAAGCTTACCTGCAGATGCTGGTAATTAAGAAAAACTGCTCCAGGAAAAGTTTTTCTCAACAAGTAAATgatagaggaggaggaagagacaGTAGAATGTCATAAACCCTACATATTTTGATAGTTATAAGTAATGCTACTCCATTTCTTGAAGCAGAGGAACACAACTTAGTTATACAAGCCCAATGGATGCTTTTGCATATGTTTACTGATGTAATTCTATTCTATATGTCATGAAGAGCAATTAGTAATGGTGATATTGAGCTAATTTCTTTCAACATCTTCTCTTAAAAAAATGGTTGTTAACAAATGAATGGACTCTGCAAAATCGGCAAGACACGGGTTCTTTGACATGTGCTTATTTTCAGGGTTGAATAGGTGTGGGAAAAGTTGCAGGTTGAGATGGCTGAATTATCTGAGACCAGATATCAAGAGAGGGAACATCACACAGGAAGAAGAGGACTTGATCATTAGGCTCCATAAGCTACTAGGCAATAGGTACTACCATAATTATGTCCCACTGTTTCTATATTTGTCTATATTTGTCCACTGCatcagaattaaaatttaaaccgCCTCGGATAACCTCTAAGAATCAGATAATGCCGGTATAAATACTAGTAGTTTATTATCTCAAACTATGCATGTATTTTTCGTTATCTGCAGATGGTCCTTAATAGCAGGAAGGTTACCAGGGCGAACAGACAATGAAATAAAGAACTACTGGAATACATACCTCAGAAAGAAGGTATTTGGCGGCGACGGAGAATCTTCACCAAAGGCTAAGAAAAGATCATCTGCAAAACATAACACCGAGTCGAGTGACGACTCGAGCGTGAACATAGTTCGAACCAAAGCCGTAAGATGCACTAGATCCCACTTTGCTGATCTTGCTCCCAACCAAATACTGGATCAAGATGTTGGTGGTTTTTGCACAGTCGA from Ananas comosus cultivar F153 unplaced genomic scaffold, ASM154086v1, whole genome shotgun sequence carries:
- the LOC109706352 gene encoding myb-related protein 308-like; translated protein: MGRKACCPKEGLNRGAWTSHEDKLLSEYIMAHGLGRWRSLPADAGLNRCGKSCRLRWLNYLRPDIKRGNITQEEEDLIIRLHKLLGNRWSLIAGRLPGRTDNEIKNYWNTYLRKKVFGGDGESSPKAKKRSSAKHNTESSDDSSVNIVRTKAVRCTRSHFADLAPNQILDQDVGGFCTVDNNMQNLLFPQTPTESSYVSYDSFENNYGVIDIDPLTIKDISGCMRQEEDEELFSLIDNDVWDLLELPNKKYKLQRD